GTGCTGGAAGCGGCCGAAGCGATCGGCGTGGGCACCAGCTCACGCAACAGCGAGGTGATTCACGCGGGCATCTACTATCCGCGCGGCTCGCTCAAAGCCGCGCTTTGCGTGCGCGGCCGCGAGATGCTCTACGACTACTGCGTCGAGCGCAACGTGCCGCATTCACGTTGCGGCAAATTGCTGGTGGCCACGTCACGCAACCAGATTCCTCAGCTCGAAAGCATCATGGTCAAAGGCCGCGACAATGGTGTGCTCGACCTGATGCGAATCACCGGCGACCAGGCTCAAGCGCTCGAACCCGCGCTCGAATGTGTCGACGCGGTGTTCTCGCCGCAGACGGGCATCGTCGATAGTCATCAATTCATGCTGGCGCTGCAGGGAGACGCCGAACGCGACGGCGCGGTGTGTGCGTTTCACGCGCCGGTCGAAGCGATGGAAGCGAGCAACGGCCGCTTCATCATCAAGGTGGGCGGCGGCGCACCGACCACGATCAGCGCAGCTTGCGTGATCAACAGCGCCGGTTTGCAGGCGAATGCACTGGCGCGCCGGATCCGCGGA
The nucleotide sequence above comes from Paraburkholderia aromaticivorans. Encoded proteins:
- a CDS encoding NAD(P)/FAD-dependent oxidoreductase, with the protein product MDQIECVVIGAGVIGLAVARALAARGRDVIVLEAAEAIGVGTSSRNSEVIHAGIYYPRGSLKAALCVRGREMLYDYCVERNVPHSRCGKLLVATSRNQIPQLESIMVKGRDNGVLDLMRITGDQAQALEPALECVDAVFSPQTGIVDSHQFMLALQGDAERDGAVCAFHAPVEAMEASNGRFIIKVGGGAPTTISAACVINSAGLQANALARRIRGLDARHVPPLYLARGNYFSISGRAPFSRLIYPMPNEAGLGVHLTIDLGGQARFGPDVEWVDAINYDVDPRRAESFYAAIRAYWPALPDDALQPAYAGIRPKLSGPGEPAADFVIQGPAAHGVRGLVNLFGIESPGLTASLAIAQRVCELSGRA